A part of Entelurus aequoreus isolate RoL-2023_Sb linkage group LG03, RoL_Eaeq_v1.1, whole genome shotgun sequence genomic DNA contains:
- the LOC133646114 gene encoding oocyte zinc finger protein XlCOF22-like isoform X4 codes for MCERRVAEYEEELSRTKEKNERLQRLEAVLEKHQVVLHRPDTRQLIGRQGEGLPQPQGRSFTLKQEDPQSPHLHTEKEESKPPLVKQEQEAPQTPHIKKEEEELWITQEEECLLGQEEADLTKFPLTVVSVKTEDHEEKPPESSQLHHSPNAQRLIECQEEGLPQLQGRSFTLKQEDPQPPHLHTEKEESKPPLVKQEQEAPQTPHIKKEEEELWMTQKEECLLGQEEADATKFPLTVVSVKTEDHEEKPPESSQLHHSPSKDNRAVEPSSRSSPQHMITETDGDHCGGSQADKLLAPLSDSDHASHDNVNMESHTRQKPFNCSVCGKTLSKKCVLQIHMKIHTGETPYSCSVCAKGFVRNGDLTRHMRTHTGEKPYNCSKCGKTFSQSGTLQSHMRTHTGEKPFSCSKCGQKFSQSVTMRSHMKTHTGEKPFNCSKCGKKFSQRVTLRSHIRTYTGEKPFSYAGEKPFSCPICSERFSKERHMQSHVKTHTGVKPFTCSVCAKGFVVNSRLILHMQCHTGEKPFSCSNCGKKFSARSTMLSHMRTHTGEDLFSCSNCGKKFTERRKLLSHMRTHTGEKPFSCSVCGNRFSHKNSMQRHKMIKH; via the exons atgtgcgaaagaaggGTAGCAGAGTACGAAGAGGAACTTTCTCGAACAAAAGAGAAGAATGAGCGACTACAGCGACTGGAAGCTGTTTTGgaaaaacatcaagttgtgttacacagaccag ATACCCGGCAGTTGATTGGACGTCAAGGAGAAGGTCTCCCTCAGCCGCAGGGGAGAAGCttcactttgaagcaggaggatCCACAGTCACCACATCTTCACACGGAAAAGGAGGAGTCAAAGCCCCCACTTGTTAAACAGGAACAGGAGGCGCCACAGACACCCCACATtaaaaaggaggaggaggaactctggatcactcaggaggaagagtgtcttctagggcaggaggaggctgatctcaccaagtttccactgactgttgtctctgtgaagactgaagaccatgaagagaaaccacctgagtcctcacagcttcatcacagtccaa ATGCCCAGCGGTTGATTGAATGTCAAGAAGAAGGTCTCCCTCAGCTGCAGGGGAGAAGCttcactttgaagcaggaggatccacagccaccACATCTTCACACGGAAAAGGAGGAGTCAAAGCCCCCACTTGTTAAACAGGAACAGGAGGCGCCACAGACaccccacattaaaaaggaagaggaagaaCTCTGGATGACTCAGAaggaagagtgtcttctagggcaggaggaggctgatgccaccaagtttccactgactgttgtctctgtgaagactgaagaccatgaagagaaaccacctgagtcctcacagcttcaccACAGTCCAAGTAAGGACAACAGAGCCGTTGAACCTTCAAGCCGCAGCTCACCACAACACATGATAACAGAAAccgatggagaccactgtggaggatcacaagcagacaagctcttagctccactgtcAGATAGTGACCACGCGTCACACGATAATGTAAATATGGAATCACACACGAGACAAAAACCTttcaattgttcagtttgtggtaaaacgttatctaaaaaatgtgttttgcaaatacacatgaaaatacacacaGGAGAAACCCCCTATAGTTGTTCCGTTTGTGCCAAAGGTTTTGTTAGAAACGGTGATTTGACGCGACACATGaggacacacacaggagaaaaaccttacaATTGCTCAAAATGTGGCAAAACGTTCTCTCAAAGTGGAACACtgcagtcacacatgagaacacacacaggagaaaaacctttcagttgctcCAAATGTGGCCAAAAGTTCTCTCAAAGTGTAACGATGCGgtcacacatgaaaacacacacaggagaaaaacctttcaattGCTCCAAATGTGGCAAAAAGTTCTCTCAACGTGTAACGCTGCGGTCACACATCAGAACatacacaggagaaaaacctttcagttatgcaggagaaaaacctttcagttgtccAATTTGCAGTGAAAGATTCTCAAAAGAACGTCACATGCAATCACACGTTAAAACACACACAGGAGTAAAACCTTTTACGTGTTCCGTTTGCGCTAAAGGCTTTGTTGTAAACTCTCGGTTGATACTACACATGCAGtgtcacacaggagaaaaacctttcagttgctcAAACTGTGGAAAAAAGTTCTCTGCAAGGAGTACAATGCtgtcacacatgagaacacacacaggagaagacCTTTTCAGTTGCTCAAACTGTGGAAAAAAGTTCACTGAAAGGAGAAAACTGCtgtcacacatgagaacacacacaggagaaaaacctttcagttgttcagtgTGTGGTAATAGATTCTCTCACAAAAATAGTATGCAAAGACATAAGATGATAAAacattag
- the LOC133646114 gene encoding zinc finger protein 771-like isoform X12 codes for MCERRVAEYEEELSRTKEKNERRHRLEAVLEKHQVVLHRPDVQQLIGRQEEGLPQPPGRRFTLKQEAPQPPYYIEEEEEAQAPHIKKEEEELWITQEEACLLGQGEADLTKFPLTVVSVKTEDHEEKPPESSQLHHSPNVQQLIGYQEEPLLQLKEEPQPPHIKEEEEELWITQEEERLLGQEEADLTKFPLTVVSVKTEDHEVDHLIAPLSSDSDDASHDNVNMESHMRTQTRQKPFNCSVCGKTLSKKSVLRIHMKIHTGETPYSCSVCAKRFVRNADLTRHMRTHTGEKPFNCSKCGKTFSQSGTMRSHMRTHTGEKLFSCPVCAKSFFRNFCLTKHMRTHAGEKPFSCSVCGNRFSNKSNMQRHMRTH; via the exons atgtgcgaaagaagggtagcagagtacgaggaggaactttctcgaACAAAAGAGAAGAATGAGCGACGACATCGACTGGAAGCTGTTTTGgaaaaacatcaagttgtgttacacagaccag ATGTCCAGCAGTTGATTGGACGTCAAGAAGAAGGTCTCCCTCAGCCGCCGGGGAGAAGAttcactttgaagcaggaggcgCCACAGCCCCCCTATTAtatagaggaagaggaggaggcacAGGCaccccacattaaaaaggaagaggaagaactctggatcactcaggaggaagCGTGTCTTCTCGGGCAGGGAGAGGcggatctcaccaagtttccactgactgttgtctctgtgaagactgaagaccatgaagagaaaccacctgagtcctcacagctgcatcacagtccaa acgtccagcagctgattggttATCAAGAAGAACCTCTGCTTCAGTTgaaggaggagccacagcccccccacattaaagaggaagaagaggaactCTGGATCACACAGGAGGAAGAgcgtcttctagggcaggaggaggctgatctcaccaagtttccactgactgtcgtgtctgtgaagactgaagaccatgaagTAGACCACCTCATAGCCCCACTATCATCAGATAGTGACGACGCGTCACACGATAATGTAAATATGGaatcacacatgagaacacagaCGAGACAAAAACCTttcaattgttcagtttgtggtaaaacatTGTCTAAAAAAAGTGTCTTGCGAATacacatgaaaatacacacaGGAGAGACCCCCTATAGTTGTTCCGTGTGCGCAAAACGTTTTGTCAGAAACGCTGATTTGACGCGACACATGCGGACGCACACAGGGGAAAAACCTTTCAATTGCTCCAAATGTGGCAAAACGTTCTCCCAAAGTGGAACGATGCGgtcacacatgagaacgcacactggagaaaaactatTCAGTTGTCCAGTTTGTGCAAAAAGCTTTTTTCGAAACTTTTGCTTGACTAAACACATGCGAACGCAcgcgggagaaaaacctttcagttgttcagtgTGCGGTAATAGATTCTCCAACAAAAGTAATATGcagagacacatgagaacacactag
- the LOC133646114 gene encoding zinc finger protein 37-like isoform X1, which yields MCERRVAEYEEELSRTKEKNERLQRLEAVLEKHQVVLHRPDTRQLIGRQGEGLPQPQGRSFTLKQEDPQSPHLHTEKEESKPPLVKQEQEAPQTPHIKKEEEELWITQEEECLLGQEEADLTKFPLTVVSVKTEDHEEKPPESSQLHHSPNVQQLIGYQIDPLLQLKEEPQPPHIKEEEEELWISQEEECLLGQEEADLTKFPLTVVSVKTEDHEEKPPECSQLHHSPNAQRLIECQEEGLPQLQGRSFTLKQEDPQPPHLHTEKEESKPPLVKQEQEAPQTPHIKKEEEELWMTQKEECLLGQEEADATKFPLTVVSVKTEDHEEKPPESSQLHHSPSKDNRAVEPSSRSSPQHMITETDGDHCGGSQADKLLAPLSDSDHASHDNVNMESHTRQKPFNCSVCGKTLSKKCVLQIHMKIHTGETPYSCSVCAKGFVRNGDLTRHMRTHTGEKPYNCSKCGKTFSQSGTLQSHMRTHTGEKPFSCSKCGQKFSQSVTMRSHMKTHTGEKPFNCSKCGKKFSQRVTLRSHIRTYTGEKPFSYAGEKPFSCPICSERFSKERHMQSHVKTHTGVKPFTCSVCAKGFVVNSRLILHMQCHTGEKPFSCSNCGKKFSARSTMLSHMRTHTGEDLFSCSNCGKKFTERRKLLSHMRTHTGEKPFSCSVCGNRFSHKNSMQRHKMIKH from the exons atgtgcgaaagaaggGTAGCAGAGTACGAAGAGGAACTTTCTCGAACAAAAGAGAAGAATGAGCGACTACAGCGACTGGAAGCTGTTTTGgaaaaacatcaagttgtgttacacagaccag ATACCCGGCAGTTGATTGGACGTCAAGGAGAAGGTCTCCCTCAGCCGCAGGGGAGAAGCttcactttgaagcaggaggatCCACAGTCACCACATCTTCACACGGAAAAGGAGGAGTCAAAGCCCCCACTTGTTAAACAGGAACAGGAGGCGCCACAGACACCCCACATtaaaaaggaggaggaggaactctggatcactcaggaggaagagtgtcttctagggcaggaggaggctgatctcaccaagtttccactgactgttgtctctgtgaagactgaagaccatgaagagaaaccacctgagtcctcacagcttcatcacagtccaa acgtccagcagctgattggttATCAAATAGACCCTCTGCTTCAGTTgaaggaggagccacagcccccccacattaaagaggaagaagaggaactGTGGATCTCCCAGGaggaagagtgtcttctagggcaggaggaggctgatctcaccaagtttccactgactgtcgtctctgtgaagactgaagaccatgaagagaaaccacctgagtgctcacagcttcatcacagtccaa ATGCCCAGCGGTTGATTGAATGTCAAGAAGAAGGTCTCCCTCAGCTGCAGGGGAGAAGCttcactttgaagcaggaggatccacagccaccACATCTTCACACGGAAAAGGAGGAGTCAAAGCCCCCACTTGTTAAACAGGAACAGGAGGCGCCACAGACaccccacattaaaaaggaagaggaagaaCTCTGGATGACTCAGAaggaagagtgtcttctagggcaggaggaggctgatgccaccaagtttccactgactgttgtctctgtgaagactgaagaccatgaagagaaaccacctgagtcctcacagcttcaccACAGTCCAAGTAAGGACAACAGAGCCGTTGAACCTTCAAGCCGCAGCTCACCACAACACATGATAACAGAAAccgatggagaccactgtggaggatcacaagcagacaagctcttagctccactgtcAGATAGTGACCACGCGTCACACGATAATGTAAATATGGAATCACACACGAGACAAAAACCTttcaattgttcagtttgtggtaaaacgttatctaaaaaatgtgttttgcaaatacacatgaaaatacacacaGGAGAAACCCCCTATAGTTGTTCCGTTTGTGCCAAAGGTTTTGTTAGAAACGGTGATTTGACGCGACACATGaggacacacacaggagaaaaaccttacaATTGCTCAAAATGTGGCAAAACGTTCTCTCAAAGTGGAACACtgcagtcacacatgagaacacacacaggagaaaaacctttcagttgctcCAAATGTGGCCAAAAGTTCTCTCAAAGTGTAACGATGCGgtcacacatgaaaacacacacaggagaaaaacctttcaattGCTCCAAATGTGGCAAAAAGTTCTCTCAACGTGTAACGCTGCGGTCACACATCAGAACatacacaggagaaaaacctttcagttatgcaggagaaaaacctttcagttgtccAATTTGCAGTGAAAGATTCTCAAAAGAACGTCACATGCAATCACACGTTAAAACACACACAGGAGTAAAACCTTTTACGTGTTCCGTTTGCGCTAAAGGCTTTGTTGTAAACTCTCGGTTGATACTACACATGCAGtgtcacacaggagaaaaacctttcagttgctcAAACTGTGGAAAAAAGTTCTCTGCAAGGAGTACAATGCtgtcacacatgagaacacacacaggagaagacCTTTTCAGTTGCTCAAACTGTGGAAAAAAGTTCACTGAAAGGAGAAAACTGCtgtcacacatgagaacacacacaggagaaaaacctttcagttgttcagtgTGTGGTAATAGATTCTCTCACAAAAATAGTATGCAAAGACATAAGATGATAAAacattag